From one Microbacterium sp. 10M-3C3 genomic stretch:
- the secF gene encoding protein translocase subunit SecF, producing MATMQQLGNNLYTGKTSFPFVGRRRLWFIIAAILVIGSALVPLFRPIQLSIEFTGGSQFTVSGLSSPDQSLASGAVQSVVPSATARVTTVGDSAVRVQTDQVSPDESQQIVAALADAYQVPTAEVTSSFIGPTWGADVTRQSLWGLAIFLALTFLILALYFRTWKMSVAAIIGLVDVLIITVGVYALAGFEISPAAVIGFLTILSYSLYDTTVVFDKVRENTREDGEISGRTFGESVNLAANQTLIRSINTTVVAVLPVGAILFIGALLLNARTLSDISLSIFVGTIVAAYSTLFVAVPLYALLRQGEPGVKERDARVLKARQRAVVAA from the coding sequence ATGGCCACGATGCAGCAGCTCGGCAACAACCTCTACACCGGCAAGACGTCCTTCCCCTTCGTGGGGCGCCGCCGGCTGTGGTTCATCATCGCGGCGATCCTCGTGATCGGCTCGGCGCTCGTGCCTCTGTTCCGCCCGATCCAGCTGTCGATCGAGTTCACCGGCGGGTCGCAGTTCACCGTGTCGGGATTGAGCAGCCCCGACCAGAGCCTCGCCTCCGGCGCCGTGCAGTCGGTCGTGCCGAGCGCCACCGCCCGGGTCACGACCGTCGGAGACAGCGCCGTGCGCGTGCAGACCGACCAGGTGTCGCCGGATGAGAGCCAGCAGATCGTCGCGGCCCTCGCCGACGCGTATCAGGTGCCCACGGCCGAGGTCACGAGTTCGTTCATCGGTCCGACGTGGGGCGCCGACGTCACGCGGCAGTCGCTGTGGGGCTTGGCGATCTTCCTCGCGCTGACCTTCCTGATCCTGGCGCTGTACTTCCGCACGTGGAAGATGTCGGTCGCCGCCATCATCGGTCTCGTCGACGTGCTCATCATCACGGTCGGCGTCTACGCCCTCGCCGGTTTCGAGATCTCGCCCGCCGCGGTCATCGGATTCCTCACGATCCTGTCGTACTCGCTGTACGACACGACGGTCGTCTTCGACAAGGTGCGGGAGAACACGCGGGAGGACGGCGAGATCTCGGGTCGCACGTTCGGCGAGTCGGTGAACCTGGCCGCGAACCAGACGCTCATCCGCTCCATCAATACGACGGTCGTGGCCGTGCTCCCGGTCGGCGCGATCCTGTTCATCGGCGCCCTGCTGCTGAACGCGCGCACCCTCAGCGACATCTCGCTGTCGATCTTCGTCGGCACGATCGTCGCGGCGTATTCGACCCTGTTCGTCGCGGTGCCGCTGTACGCGCTGCTGCGGCAGGGGGAGCCGGGGGTCAAGGAGCGCGACGCGCGTGTGCTCAAGGCGCGCCAGCGCGCCGTCGTGGCCGCCTGA
- the secD gene encoding protein translocase subunit SecD, with protein sequence MATSTPVRHAWRALIGLLAITAVLFGINALGVYVFQKSSWTPELALDLQGGTQIILAAQTEDGAAPSQEQLDQAVTIIRQRVDASGVGEADVASEGGQNVVVQIPGEADEETRQRIESTAQLQLRAVLYTGQPANTFVGEDGNSTPYPTPDPSLPSTPTASPTNGSDPAWITPALQAQFLAYDCADPQNDPANAPADQPLITCDSTGSEKYILGPVELDGTSITDATNGLDQQNGGWVVNLKFDAQGTETFGQISQRLYGAQPPLNQFAFVLDGSVLSAPRMNGVILDGNPSISGSFTQESSKALADQLKYGALPLSFTVVSSDTVSATLGSQQLQIGLIAGLIGLALVAIYALFQYRLLGFVIIASLAVMAVLTYVILCILAWRMGFRLSLAGVAGLIVTIGFTADSFIVYFERIRDELRDGKTITGAVEDGWSRAKRTIYISKSINILAAVVLYILADATVKGFAFTLGLTTAIDILIFILFTHPVMQLLARTRFFGSGHPLSGMDPEALGAVYRGRAQFRSPAERASGRAARSRGEAARRQTIAERKQAELAAQKGGGDTLTAVKEDED encoded by the coding sequence GTGGCGACTTCCACCCCCGTCCGGCACGCCTGGCGCGCACTGATCGGGCTGCTGGCCATCACGGCCGTGCTGTTCGGGATCAACGCGCTCGGCGTGTACGTCTTCCAGAAGAGCTCGTGGACCCCCGAGCTCGCGCTCGACCTCCAGGGCGGCACCCAGATCATCCTCGCGGCGCAGACCGAGGACGGCGCCGCGCCCTCGCAGGAGCAGCTCGACCAGGCGGTGACGATCATCCGCCAGCGCGTCGACGCCAGCGGTGTCGGCGAGGCCGACGTCGCGAGCGAGGGCGGCCAGAACGTCGTCGTGCAGATCCCCGGCGAAGCCGACGAGGAGACGCGCCAGCGCATCGAGTCGACCGCCCAGCTCCAGCTGCGTGCGGTGCTCTACACCGGTCAGCCCGCGAACACGTTCGTGGGTGAGGACGGCAACTCGACGCCCTACCCGACGCCCGACCCCTCGCTGCCCTCGACGCCCACCGCGTCGCCGACCAACGGCAGCGACCCCGCGTGGATCACGCCCGCGCTGCAGGCGCAGTTCCTCGCCTACGACTGCGCCGATCCGCAGAACGACCCCGCGAACGCACCCGCCGACCAGCCGCTCATCACCTGCGACAGCACCGGCAGCGAGAAGTACATCCTCGGGCCGGTCGAGCTGGACGGCACGTCGATCACCGACGCCACGAACGGCCTGGACCAGCAGAACGGCGGCTGGGTCGTCAACCTCAAGTTCGACGCGCAGGGCACCGAGACCTTCGGCCAGATCAGTCAGCGCCTGTACGGCGCGCAGCCGCCGCTGAACCAGTTCGCCTTCGTCCTGGACGGCTCTGTTCTCTCGGCGCCGCGCATGAACGGCGTGATCCTCGACGGCAACCCGTCGATCAGCGGCTCCTTCACGCAGGAGTCGTCCAAGGCCCTCGCCGACCAGCTCAAGTACGGCGCCCTTCCGCTGAGCTTCACGGTCGTCAGCTCCGACACCGTGTCGGCGACCCTCGGCTCGCAGCAGCTGCAGATCGGCCTGATCGCGGGCCTCATCGGTCTCGCGCTCGTCGCGATCTACGCGCTGTTCCAGTACCGCCTGCTCGGCTTCGTGATCATCGCGTCGCTCGCCGTCATGGCCGTCCTGACGTACGTGATCCTCTGCATCCTGGCGTGGCGCATGGGCTTCCGGCTGTCCCTCGCCGGCGTCGCGGGCCTGATCGTCACGATCGGCTTCACCGCCGACTCGTTCATCGTCTACTTCGAGCGCATCCGCGACGAGCTGCGCGACGGCAAGACGATCACGGGCGCCGTCGAAGACGGCTGGTCACGGGCCAAGCGCACGATCTACATCTCGAAGTCGATCAACATCCTCGCCGCGGTCGTGCTGTACATCCTCGCGGATGCGACGGTGAAGGGCTTCGCGTTCACGCTCGGCCTCACCACCGCGATCGACATCCTGATCTTCATCCTGTTCACACACCCGGTGATGCAGCTGCTCGCCCGCACGCGCTTCTTCGGCTCGGGGCATCCGCTGTCGGGCATGGATCCGGAGGCGCTCGGTGCCGTCTACCGTGGCCGTGCGCAGTTCCGCTCACCGGCCGAGCGCGCCTCCGGCCGTGCCGCGCGCTCACGCGGGGAGGCGGCACGCCGGCAGACGATCGCCGAGCGCAAGCAGGCGGAGCTCGCGGCGCAGAAGGGCGGCGGCGACACGCTCACCGCGGTCAAGGAGGACGAGGACTGA
- a CDS encoding preprotein translocase subunit YajC yields MNIADFFANYGLIILLVLLLVFMFWSSRRRMQKQKAEQEEKSRQTVPGAEVLLQGGLYGTIVEYDGTDLDKPAVVSIAPGVEIKVHSQAILRVVNPTTGVVTEDEFIEAEESEAEYIAGVADGDITSISDDQKTARGTAAEAEGEPKDKPQA; encoded by the coding sequence ATGAACATCGCGGACTTCTTCGCCAATTACGGGCTCATCATCCTGCTCGTCCTGCTGCTCGTCTTCATGTTCTGGAGCTCGCGCCGCCGGATGCAGAAGCAGAAGGCGGAGCAGGAGGAGAAGTCGCGTCAGACCGTCCCCGGCGCCGAGGTGCTGCTGCAGGGCGGCCTGTACGGCACGATCGTCGAGTACGACGGCACCGACCTCGACAAGCCGGCCGTCGTCTCGATCGCCCCGGGCGTGGAGATCAAGGTGCACAGCCAGGCGATCCTGCGCGTCGTGAACCCGACCACGGGTGTCGTGACCGAGGACGAGTTCATCGAGGCCGAGGAGAGCGAGGCCGAGTACATCGCCGGTGTCGCCGACGGCGACATCACCTCCATCAGCGACGACCAGAAGACCGCTCGCGGCACGGCCGCCGAGGCCGAGGGCGAGCCGAAGGACAAGCCGCAGGCCTGA
- the ruvB gene encoding Holliday junction branch migration DNA helicase RuvB, producing MGDLRDVEEPVDETELALEGALRPSSLAEFVGQQKVRGQLQLLLDAARIQQRPADHILLSGPPGLGKTTLAMIVAHESERPLRLSSGPAIQHAGDLAALLSSLTPGEVLFIDEVHRMARSAEEMLYLAMEDFRIDIMVGKGAGATSIPLDLAPFTLVGATTRAGLLPNPLRDRFGFTAHLEYYDPEELERVVERSAAMLGVPLPPAARAEIARRSRGTPRIANRLLRRVRDYIVVHGARPDVPAVDAALELYDVDAIGLDRLDRAVLDALVRRFRGGPVGLSTLAVAVGEEPETIESVVEPYLVRIGFMGRTPRGRVATPAAGAHLGVPSADGALRFDDL from the coding sequence ATGGGTGACCTGCGCGACGTCGAGGAGCCTGTCGACGAGACCGAGCTCGCACTCGAGGGTGCGCTGCGTCCATCCTCCCTCGCGGAGTTCGTGGGGCAGCAGAAGGTGCGCGGTCAGCTGCAGCTTCTCCTGGACGCCGCCCGCATCCAGCAGCGCCCGGCCGACCACATCCTCCTGTCGGGCCCTCCGGGCCTGGGCAAGACGACGCTCGCGATGATCGTCGCCCACGAGAGCGAGCGCCCGCTGCGACTGTCGAGCGGACCGGCCATCCAGCACGCGGGCGATCTGGCCGCCCTGCTGTCGAGCCTCACGCCGGGGGAGGTGCTCTTCATCGACGAGGTGCACCGGATGGCGCGCTCGGCCGAGGAGATGCTGTACCTCGCGATGGAGGACTTCCGCATCGACATCATGGTCGGCAAGGGCGCCGGGGCCACGAGCATCCCACTCGACCTCGCGCCCTTCACCCTCGTCGGCGCGACCACGCGCGCGGGGCTGCTGCCCAACCCGCTCCGCGACCGCTTCGGCTTCACCGCGCACCTGGAGTACTACGACCCCGAGGAGCTCGAGCGCGTGGTCGAGCGCTCGGCCGCGATGCTCGGCGTGCCGCTGCCTCCCGCGGCGCGCGCAGAGATCGCACGGCGCTCCCGTGGCACGCCGCGTATCGCCAACCGGCTGCTGCGCCGCGTGCGCGACTACATCGTGGTCCACGGCGCGCGCCCCGACGTGCCGGCCGTGGACGCGGCGCTGGAGCTGTACGACGTCGACGCCATCGGCCTGGACCGCCTCGATCGCGCCGTGCTCGACGCCCTGGTGCGCCGTTTCCGCGGCGGGCCCGTCGGGCTGTCGACGCTCGCGGTCGCCGTGGGCGAGGAGCCCGAGACGATCGAATCCGTCGTCGAGCCCTACCTCGTGCGGATCGGCTTCATGGGGCGCACACCGCGCGGGCGCGTCGCGACGCCCGCGGCCGGCGCACACCTGGGCGTCCCCAGCGCCGATGGGGCGCTGAGATTCGATGACCTATAA
- the ruvA gene encoding Holliday junction branch migration protein RuvA translates to MISSLAGTVAHVDDDSLVVVVGGVGLSVAVVPQLAHATHVGQDLHLHTTLIVREDALSLYGFETREELVVFGQLLGVTGVGPKSALGVLASLTVPQIAEAVTSDDDAPFRRVSGIGPKTAKLIVVQLAGKLAPPAAAPAPAGTAPAGAVPAQVTQALVGLGWSERVAAEAVAGVAETASDADRASVQALLRLTLAMLGPARKESVHG, encoded by the coding sequence ATGATCTCCTCGCTCGCCGGCACCGTCGCGCACGTCGACGACGACTCGCTCGTGGTCGTCGTGGGGGGCGTGGGCCTGTCCGTCGCGGTCGTTCCGCAGCTCGCGCACGCGACGCACGTGGGACAGGACCTCCACCTGCACACGACGCTCATCGTGCGCGAGGACGCGCTGTCGCTCTACGGCTTCGAGACGCGCGAAGAGCTCGTCGTGTTCGGGCAGCTGTTGGGCGTCACGGGTGTCGGCCCGAAGTCGGCGCTCGGCGTGCTCGCGTCCCTCACCGTGCCGCAGATCGCCGAGGCGGTCACCTCCGACGACGACGCACCCTTTCGCCGCGTGTCCGGGATCGGCCCCAAGACCGCGAAGCTCATCGTCGTGCAGCTGGCGGGCAAGCTCGCGCCGCCCGCGGCGGCGCCCGCGCCGGCGGGCACGGCGCCGGCGGGTGCCGTGCCCGCGCAGGTGACGCAGGCGCTCGTCGGGCTCGGCTGGTCCGAGCGCGTCGCCGCCGAGGCGGTCGCGGGTGTCGCGGAGACCGCGTCCGACGCCGACCGGGCGTCGGTGCAGGCGCTGCTGCGCCTCACGCTCGCGATGCTCGGGCCGGCCCGCAAGGAGTCGGTGCATGGGTGA
- the ruvC gene encoding crossover junction endodeoxyribonuclease RuvC has protein sequence MTARPHLRVLGIDPGLTRCGVGVVDVAPDRSARLVHVGVVRSAPELPIERRLALIAAGIRAVLTEHAPHVVAVERVFAQDNRHTVMGTAQASGIALLLAAEHGLPAATHTPSEVKAAVTGYGAADKRQVQTMVARVLRLDELPQPADAADALALALCHAWRSAPAPSGPSGEGLTPALRAWREAEQRSTRVGRTKVRTGA, from the coding sequence GTGACCGCACGCCCGCACCTGCGCGTCCTGGGGATCGACCCGGGACTCACGCGCTGCGGTGTGGGCGTCGTGGACGTCGCGCCCGACCGCAGTGCGCGGCTCGTGCACGTCGGGGTCGTCCGCTCCGCGCCCGAGCTCCCCATCGAACGGCGCCTCGCGCTGATCGCCGCGGGCATCCGGGCCGTCCTGACCGAGCATGCCCCGCACGTGGTGGCCGTCGAGCGCGTGTTCGCGCAGGACAACCGCCACACCGTCATGGGCACGGCGCAGGCGAGCGGCATCGCTCTGCTCCTCGCCGCCGAGCACGGACTGCCGGCGGCCACCCACACCCCGAGCGAGGTGAAGGCCGCCGTCACGGGCTACGGCGCGGCCGACAAGCGGCAGGTGCAGACGATGGTCGCGCGCGTGCTCCGGCTGGACGAGCTGCCCCAGCCGGCGGATGCGGCGGACGCGCTCGCACTCGCGCTGTGCCACGCGTGGCGGAGCGCTCCAGCGCCATCCGGCCCGTCCGGCGAGGGTCTGACACCCGCGCTGCGCGCGTGGCGCGAGGCCGAGCAGCGCTCGACGCGTGTCGGTCGAACAAAGGTCCGAACCGGCGCGTAG
- a CDS encoding YebC/PmpR family DNA-binding transcriptional regulator gives MSGHSKWATTKHKKAVIDARRAKSFAKLIKNIEVAAKIGGADLAGNPTLYDAVQKAKKTSVPNDNIDRAIKRGAGVGGEAVDYQTILYEGYGPNGVALMIECLTDNKNRAAAEVRTALSRNGGTLADPGSVAYNFHRKGVIVVSGEGTSEDDVMLAVLEAGAEEVEPHAQGFEVITEPSDLVTVRTALQDAGIDYESADVEFVPSLKVEIDADTARKVFRLIDALEDSDDVQNVFSNFDLTPEVQAELEQDE, from the coding sequence ATGTCCGGCCACTCCAAGTGGGCGACGACCAAGCACAAGAAGGCCGTCATCGACGCGCGTCGTGCCAAGTCGTTCGCCAAGCTCATCAAGAACATCGAGGTCGCCGCGAAGATCGGCGGTGCCGACCTCGCAGGCAACCCGACCCTGTACGACGCCGTGCAGAAGGCGAAGAAGACCTCCGTCCCCAACGACAACATCGACCGCGCCATCAAGCGTGGCGCGGGCGTCGGCGGCGAGGCTGTCGACTACCAGACGATCCTCTACGAAGGCTACGGCCCCAACGGCGTCGCGCTGATGATCGAGTGTCTGACCGACAACAAGAACCGCGCGGCGGCCGAGGTGCGCACGGCCCTCTCCCGCAACGGCGGCACGCTCGCCGATCCCGGGAGCGTCGCGTACAACTTCCACCGCAAGGGCGTCATCGTCGTCTCGGGCGAGGGGACCTCCGAGGACGACGTCATGCTCGCGGTGCTCGAGGCCGGCGCCGAGGAGGTCGAGCCGCACGCGCAGGGGTTCGAGGTCATCACGGAGCCCTCCGACCTCGTGACGGTGCGGACGGCCCTGCAGGACGCCGGCATCGACTACGAGTCGGCCGACGTCGAGTTCGTCCCGTCGCTGAAGGTCGAGATCGACGCCGACACCGCGCGCAAGGTCTTCCGCCTCATCGACGCCCTCGAGGACAGCGACGACGTGCAGAACGTCTTCAGCAACTTCGACCTGACGCCCGAGGTGCAGGCCGAGCTCGAACAGGACGAGTGA
- a CDS encoding aminotransferase class V-fold PLP-dependent enzyme, which yields MEERERALRAAFEVASGFLAGLPDRPVWPRASFDDMLGRIGDVLSEHSTDAEAVVRGLAAAADPGLVAIPGPRFFGFVIGGTLPAALAADWLVSAWDQNSGSSTMTTATVALEHVAGRWILDLLGLPTAASVGFVTGAQVSNLVCLATARAAVLRRRGVDLARVGAAAAPRVRLVVGEHRHGSIDRAARVLGFGTDDLVVAPADGEGRMTADGLDAALETCGDEPAVVVLQAGEVHTGAFDPFAELIPRAGRTDAWVHVDGAFGAWAAASPRLRALTAGMDGADSWTTDAHKTLNVPYDCGMAIVRDPADSIAVLRAGGDYLMYASLDPWDLTPELSRRARGVPVWAALRSLGRRGVAELVERMHANARALEDGLRALPGVRIENDVVYTQVMLSLEDGDAATRALGEAILRDGTAAVTGAEWRGRAVLRCSMSSWATEPADIDRTVAAIGRLAAVIRGS from the coding sequence ATGGAAGAGCGCGAGCGCGCGCTGCGCGCGGCCTTCGAGGTTGCATCCGGCTTCCTTGCGGGGCTTCCCGACCGGCCCGTGTGGCCCCGCGCGTCGTTCGACGACATGCTCGGGCGGATCGGCGACGTCCTGAGCGAGCATTCGACCGACGCCGAGGCGGTCGTCCGCGGTCTCGCGGCGGCCGCCGATCCGGGCCTCGTCGCGATCCCCGGTCCTCGCTTCTTCGGCTTCGTCATCGGCGGCACACTCCCGGCGGCGCTCGCAGCGGACTGGCTGGTGTCGGCGTGGGATCAGAACTCCGGCTCCAGCACCATGACCACCGCGACCGTGGCCCTCGAGCACGTCGCCGGGCGTTGGATCCTCGATCTCCTGGGACTGCCGACCGCCGCGTCCGTGGGGTTCGTCACCGGCGCGCAGGTGTCGAACCTCGTCTGCCTGGCCACCGCGCGCGCGGCGGTGCTGCGCCGTCGGGGCGTCGACCTCGCCCGGGTCGGCGCCGCCGCGGCTCCACGGGTGCGGCTCGTCGTCGGGGAGCACCGACACGGATCGATCGACCGTGCCGCGCGCGTGCTCGGGTTCGGCACCGACGACCTCGTGGTCGCCCCCGCCGACGGCGAGGGGCGGATGACCGCGGACGGGCTGGATGCGGCGCTCGAGACGTGCGGCGACGAGCCGGCCGTCGTCGTGCTCCAGGCGGGCGAGGTCCACACGGGCGCGTTCGATCCCTTCGCCGAGCTCATTCCGCGGGCGGGGCGCACCGACGCGTGGGTCCACGTCGACGGCGCGTTCGGCGCGTGGGCGGCGGCGAGTCCGCGCCTGCGCGCCCTGACGGCGGGCATGGACGGCGCCGACTCGTGGACGACCGACGCGCACAAGACGCTCAACGTGCCCTACGACTGCGGCATGGCGATCGTGCGCGACCCAGCCGACTCCATCGCGGTGCTCCGCGCCGGCGGCGACTACCTCATGTACGCGAGCCTCGATCCGTGGGATCTCACGCCGGAGCTCTCGCGCCGCGCCCGCGGCGTGCCGGTGTGGGCGGCGCTGCGGTCGCTCGGGCGCCGGGGCGTCGCCGAGCTCGTCGAGCGGATGCACGCGAACGCCCGCGCGCTCGAGGACGGCCTGCGCGCTCTCCCGGGCGTGCGCATCGAGAACGACGTCGTCTACACGCAGGTCATGTTGAGCCTGGAGGACGGCGACGCCGCGACTCGCGCTCTCGGCGAGGCGATCCTGCGCGACGGGACGGCCGCGGTCACCGGCGCCGAGTGGCGCGGACGCGCAGTGCTGCGCTGCAGCATGTCATCGTGGGCGACCGAGCCCGCCGACATCGACCGCACGGTCGCCGCGATCGGGCGCCTCGCCGCCGTCATCCGAGGATCTTGA
- a CDS encoding DUF1697 domain-containing protein produces the protein MTEWVALLRGVNVGSITVRSADLRRVLEDLGLDGVRTVLASGNATFASPTPAARRDTLKKRIEGALRAEFDYDAWVLLFTRSELAHAADRFPFDAADDTRQPWLLFCVDADTRDELVAAAADLDGDRDPVASGPGVVYWNPPKGSTTDTPFAKIIGRRTYKERTTNRNLRTVLKILG, from the coding sequence GTGACCGAGTGGGTGGCGCTGCTGCGCGGAGTGAACGTGGGCAGCATCACCGTGCGCAGCGCCGACCTCCGGCGGGTCTTGGAAGACCTCGGGCTCGACGGCGTGCGGACGGTGCTCGCGAGCGGCAACGCGACCTTCGCGTCGCCGACGCCGGCGGCTCGGCGCGACACGCTGAAGAAGCGCATCGAGGGCGCCCTGCGCGCCGAGTTCGACTACGACGCGTGGGTGCTGCTCTTCACGAGATCCGAGCTCGCGCACGCCGCCGACCGGTTCCCGTTCGATGCGGCCGACGACACGCGCCAGCCGTGGCTGCTGTTCTGCGTCGACGCCGACACCCGCGACGAGCTCGTGGCGGCCGCGGCCGACCTCGACGGCGACCGCGACCCCGTCGCATCCGGACCGGGCGTCGTCTACTGGAATCCGCCGAAGGGCTCGACGACGGACACACCGTTCGCGAAGATCATCGGGCGCCGCACCTACAAGGAGCGCACGACCAACCGCAACCTGCGGACGGTCCTCAAGATCCTCGGATGA
- the pdxT gene encoding pyridoxal 5'-phosphate synthase glutaminase subunit PdxT: MVTAVRPRVGVLALQGDVREHARVLTALGADVALVRRPPELAAVDGLVLPGGESSVMDKLARAFGMQQPLRDAIAGGLPVYGTCAGLIFLADRIEGGIDGQETLGGLDVVVARNAFGGQVESFEADLDVDGFESPTHAAFIRAPIVTHVGARARSLAALPDGRVVAVEQGGLLGTAFHPEVTGETRFHERFLDRVRERVAGRV; this comes from the coding sequence CTGGTGACAGCCGTGCGCCCGCGCGTGGGCGTGCTTGCGCTCCAGGGCGATGTCCGGGAGCACGCGCGGGTGCTCACGGCGCTCGGCGCGGACGTGGCGCTCGTGCGTCGTCCCCCCGAGCTCGCCGCCGTCGACGGGCTCGTGCTCCCCGGCGGCGAGTCGAGCGTCATGGACAAGCTCGCCCGCGCGTTCGGGATGCAGCAGCCGCTGCGGGACGCGATCGCCGGGGGTCTGCCGGTCTACGGCACGTGTGCGGGGCTGATCTTCCTCGCCGACCGCATCGAGGGCGGCATCGACGGCCAGGAGACTCTCGGCGGCCTCGACGTCGTCGTGGCGCGGAACGCGTTCGGCGGCCAGGTCGAGTCTTTCGAGGCCGACCTCGACGTGGACGGCTTCGAGAGCCCGACCCACGCCGCGTTCATCCGTGCGCCGATCGTGACGCACGTCGGCGCCCGTGCCCGCTCCCTGGCCGCACTGCCCGACGGTCGCGTCGTCGCAGTCGAACAGGGCGGCCTGCTCGGCACCGCGTTCCACCCGGAGGTGACCGGGGAGACGCGCTTCCACGAGCGATTCCTCGACCGCGTGCGGGAGCGCGTCGCCGGCCGGGTCTAG
- the pdxS gene encoding pyridoxal 5'-phosphate synthase lyase subunit PdxS, with amino-acid sequence MATTGTARVKRGLAEMLKGGVIMDVVTAEQARIAEDAGAVAVMALERVPADIRAQGGVARMSDPDLIDEIIAAVSIPVMAKARIGHFVEAQVLQQLGVDYIDESEVLSPADYINHIDKWNFTVPFVCGATNLGEALRRITEGAAMIRSKGEAGTGDVSEATRHIRTITAEINRLRSLTKDELYVAAKELQAPYDLVAEVAETGALPVVLFTAGGVATPADAAMMMQLGADGVFVGSGIFKSGDPASRAAAIVKATTFHDDPAVIAEVSRGLGEAMVGINVSDLAAPHRLAERGW; translated from the coding sequence ATGGCCACCACCGGTACGGCGCGCGTGAAGCGCGGACTCGCGGAGATGCTCAAGGGCGGCGTCATCATGGACGTCGTCACCGCCGAGCAGGCGCGCATCGCGGAAGACGCCGGCGCGGTCGCCGTCATGGCCCTCGAGCGCGTGCCGGCGGACATCCGTGCGCAGGGCGGTGTCGCGCGCATGAGCGACCCCGACCTCATCGACGAGATCATCGCGGCCGTGTCGATCCCCGTCATGGCCAAGGCGCGCATCGGCCACTTCGTCGAGGCGCAGGTCCTCCAGCAGCTGGGCGTCGACTACATCGACGAGTCCGAGGTGCTCTCGCCGGCCGACTACATCAACCACATCGACAAGTGGAACTTCACGGTGCCGTTCGTCTGCGGTGCCACGAACCTCGGCGAGGCGCTCCGCCGCATCACCGAGGGCGCCGCCATGATCCGCTCGAAGGGCGAGGCCGGCACCGGCGACGTGTCGGAGGCGACCCGGCACATCCGCACCATCACGGCCGAGATCAACCGGCTGCGCTCGCTAACGAAGGACGAGCTGTACGTCGCCGCGAAGGAGTTGCAGGCGCCCTACGACCTCGTCGCGGAGGTGGCCGAGACAGGCGCCCTGCCCGTGGTGCTCTTCACCGCGGGCGGCGTCGCGACGCCCGCCGACGCCGCGATGATGATGCAGCTGGGCGCCGACGGCGTCTTCGTCGGCTCGGGCATCTTCAAGTCGGGCGACCCGGCCTCGCGGGCTGCCGCGATCGTCAAGGCGACCACCTTCCACGACGATCCGGCCGTCATCGCCGAGGTCTCGCGGGGGCTCGGAGAGGCGATGGTCGGCATCAACGTGTCCGACCTCGCCGCGCCGCACCGGCTCGCCGAGCGCGGCTGGTGA